A genome region from Erigeron canadensis isolate Cc75 chromosome 3, C_canadensis_v1, whole genome shotgun sequence includes the following:
- the LOC122591855 gene encoding repetitive proline-rich cell wall protein 1-like: MARSMVCRGMLLAMLVLFMLMAFGEATARLNTNKPKEVTCKDKVYKKCYNTVHVCPKSCPDGCTVNCASCKPICLGSTTPWPSPPSLSPPPPTYSPPPTPYSPPRYSPPTYSPPTYSPPDYSPPNYTPPDYSPPDYSPPDYSPPTYSPPDYSPPNYTPPDYSPPDYSPPTYSPPDYSPPTYSPPDYSPPDYSPPDYSYSPPDY; encoded by the coding sequence ATGGCTCGATCAATGGTTTGTCGTGGTATGTTACTTGCGATGCTCGTATTATTTATGCTAATGGCATTTGGTGAGGCGACTGCACGTTTAAACACTAACAAGCCTAAGGAAGTTACTTGCAAAGACAAGGTATACAAAAAATGTTATAACACGGTGCATGTTTGTCCCAAGTCTTGTCCTGATGGCTGCACTGTTAATTGTGCCTCATGCAAACCAATTTGTCTCGGCTCCACTACACCATGGCCATCACCTCCGTcactatcaccaccaccaccaacatacTCACCACCTCCAACACCATACTCACCTCCTAGATACTCGCCCCCTACATACTCACCCCCTACATACTCGCCACCTGACTACTCGCCCCCTAACTACACACCACCTGATTACTCACCACCAGACTACTCGCCACCTGACTACTCACCCCCTACATACTCACCACCTGACTACTCACCACCTAACTACACACCACCTGATTACTCACCACCTGACTACTCGCCCCCTACATACTCACCACCTGACTACTCGCCCCCTACATACTCGCCACCAGACTACTCACCTCCTGACTACTCGCCCCCTGACTACTCATACTCACCACCTGACTACTGA